GCTCACCTAGCCTTTCTCCCGAGCAAGCTTCTCGCTCGATCCTTCCTTGTAACCATCATCCACCGAGGATGGCTGGAGCCTAGGTTAGCAGCTATtgcctgaacactgagggttttcctaaaatcctatatgccaccttgcaaaaactcagagtcaaggatcgccccgagtatgagggtcaTGAGTATGAGAAACATGGTACTGAGCGATGTGAGGTCACCGTCTACGTTggaaagagtgaggagttcctcgatatcactgaagcctggaatgtgaccaTAACCAggtttcgcttcatcgacacttaccaagttgtggcccgcaaagccttgtggcatctttgctagatctatgaagagccaatTGCTTGTACCCCCATgaagttctttccacctttggaaaagaatcgacgggtatggagggctcgcatggaggctttgcaagggcgggacgCGTAAGAAGACGGCCCAACTGTGGTACATCTGGCCACGTATTtgattgctctggatgagcagtatgaccaataggcctcagagctgaggaagtgcctccgtcgagccaaggaagccgagatcttctccaggatgctcgaAGTGCAACTCGTTGAGGCGCACGCCAATATGGCAGCCACAGAAAATTGTGAGACTGCCATGGTGGAAGCcctgaaggaggctaaagattggcacacccagcagctagaggatgctTATCTGGTCACAAGGGCCAAGCATAGGATGCTTGACACAGAAAAGGAAGGAACCCTTGGTCTTagagggaatccctgtccacccatTGGAAAAAAAGGAGAACCAGTGTTGCagtaccaccagcacctccaccctcgaaggtatcagaagtagagtccttgcttcccctcactcagccaccACCACGAGAGGATACAGATCCTTAGCCagtgcagaagaagaaccaacCAAGGCCAGGAATGAAGCCGTTTGGTTCGACGAAGTAGATGAGTTGTCCTAGGGGACatgtacccatagttagtagtgcttttcatcgcCATCCTCTAGTGTTGTAATCTTGCCATTGTATTTCATCCATAGATGTTAAGAATCGTCGGGTCGTAGGAGCCAaacgatgtgtcgagaatggAAGAGGGAGTGCCTATATGTTGTACTCGTATAAGGGCGTTTTGGACATGCATTTTGCTTTATCCATTGTGTTTGTTATGTCAATTTACCCTTAGACCTCATTAGACTTACTTAGGGTTCTTGAGGCAAAAAACAAATGGGTTACAAGAAAAGCAACCATTCAGATGCAAGCAGACCAGCTATGATTGGAAATGAATCGCAAAGGAGGCAACAAATTAAAGCCGCCTTTTCATAAATTAAAGACCTCCCACTAAcatagtgtaggctttcattttcaagttggATATTTGACCTAAGACCGCATACAAATTAAAGCCACGCGCACCGGCAGTGGCCACTCACACGCGCTTCTTTTCTCGCACACTGGTGCCGTCCTCTCAGTGTCATGCTGCTGTCTCTTCTGCACCGCCACCCACCACACGTCGCACCACCACCCCACGACACCGCTCATGATGTCACCTCCATTGGGCCGATGCTACCGCTGTTGTCCCCCACAAACCTGATTCCCTCAGCCCCGATGCTGCTCAGTGCCGCCGATAATGGTGCGCACCCACCCTCTAAACCTACTGTCAATCACCTATAAAATGCCCCTAGCTCCCCATTCATAACAAGACACTCCACACTCAATACTAATCACCTGCATAAGCCCCCTATTCAAATGCCAACCTATTTCAACATTTTAAGAAGAAGCCTGAGATAAGTGCTGCAAGCTAGAGACTATCGAAGAAAACATCAAGTAGGAGCCGGAGTACATTGTTAGAAGCAAGAAGCTGACACTCTCAAGATGTGCTTAGATGAAGATGAGCTCACCATGACCATCTTTGCTATCCTAACTCCTACTATGGTGGCATCAATCATATTGTATATCCTTGTAATGCGCCTGCTACCCTACGAGAGGCCCTGAGATAGTTGTTGAAATAAGAAGAGCTAAATAAATATCCAAGCTTCGCGGATTTATTCAAATTTCGAGGGCATAGGGCCTATCCACAACTTGACTACGCATGATTAAGTTATTTCTTACATTCACCAAATAAATAGCGGCGCAATTCCTATACCAGCTATATTGTGATGCGAGGTCGTTTGCAATTGTCATTGTGGTTAAGTTTTTACGTACCTAGCATAGTATCAGTGATGGGTATCCATGTGAATTCCTTGTCAGTAATAACTAAATAAAGTTCATACAGGCTGCACTTTAACATTTACGAGGGATACTATGGTGGTTGTAATATGCAATATTACTTTTACTCACTCTGTCGTGGGGTATCATTCTATGTGGAACCATTTCAGGTGGTAGTACTTAGACCATATATATGGCAGCGATAATGCATTTGTATGGTTATATGCCTGCTACCACCGTGTCCTCCCATACTTTGATGTTAATGGGAATAAGGAAAAGAAAATGTGTCAGAAGATCAGTACAGGTGACGGCTTTGCTTCTTCAGAAGGTTATTTTTCATCTAGAAGGTAGTTTTCCAATCTTGCTGCCCCCAATAATACTTGTTAGCCTGTACGTGTATCCTATGCAATCTTATCATTGTTTTAGaataattattttaatattttctTTTGTGCTGGTGTCTCTGCTATCTACACAATACACAATTCCCTGAATTTGTCACAAGATAGCTCTGAGATTCCTGGAATGATGGTCCACCTGTAAAAGTGTCAAATACTTATACTGATGCCCTATTGGCCGTCACAAACTTAGTCATGCCTATCACCTATTTGTATTAACCTTTTTTGTaacaatttttatccaagctaaATTGTAAAAAAGCAAATATAAAACAAAAGGTTTTGGTAACCCACCTGAGTCTGCCAATTATTCAATGGTTTGTGTGATGCTTATTTACGTACTCTTTGTCAGATAGTGAGAAGTTCTAAATTATGAACTCATTTGGATAGACCAAAGTTATGTGTTCAATTAGGACCACAGAGAGCTTATACACCTTTCAAACTTACACTTAAATTTATACAACTTCCAATTTATACGGTGGAAGCATATATTTCTTTCTCGAACACGCAAGAGAGCTGCGTTTCATTTCATTAAAAAGCAAAGAAAGAGTAATGCAGTAGCAAAGCCAGCACTTCTATTAGGCAGCAAGGTAGGGTTAGAAATTAAAGCTAAATATTAGGTAGCAACAAATCTAAAAATACTAGGAGAGCTTCAGGTTGAGGTGAAATTTCATTCTCGTCTGCCTAATAACATATAGGAGAGCTTTAGGTTGAGGTGAAATTTCATTCTTTGGGGACTCAGTATGTCCGCCTCACTGTGAGACCTTTCTATCAGCATGTACAAGATGTCTGAAACAGCTGTAATCGTTGGCAAACTAGATAAAAAGGTTTTCCCAAATGGTGCTTCAAGAACTACTCCTAGTAGTTAATAAATAAGAATATACAGGGTAAACTTTGTCTTGTACAAACATAATGGATGGCTACAGGACAGGTTGTGACTTGTGAACAACGTATATCTCATCTTCTGAACACATGCCACAGTTGTTAGAAACAACCTCACACAGATTCACAAAACTTGTGACATGCATCTAAACCGACTATGCACACACTTAGTTTCTATAGCAAAACAGCCACCTGAACGATCAGCACACAAATTCCCTAGGGCTGAAACAGGTGTTCTCGTCGATAAAAATATTGACAATTGTCTGTAAACCTATTTCTCCACCAAAACAAAAGGCAAAGATTGGTAAACCATCCAGGGTAAGATTGAATCATTGTGCACCGTGGTTTTTCACCGCCAAAACAAGGGAGCCTATAGTAATGGGTTAACTGGCACGATGCTACATTCATTGTGCGTTCTCAGTTTTCTCATCACTGTAACCAGCTGCCCTGTGGGTTCTGCCTACCAAGATTGAATTAGGCACTAGACCTTCATATTCTCCAGTTAGACCATGGTATGAACGTGCCTTGAGGTAGTCGATTAAGGACATTGTTCTTCCTTGGTAAAGGACAACGTCATTATGCTGGTTTTGGATGCTTAGTGCCTTTTCTATTACCTCAGCCAGTGCGAGCGACATTTATGATTACTCCTCATTTTCTGTGGGGGCAAATGATTAGAAAACATGTGTGATAGTTAGTAAAAAAAAGATGAAACAAAATAAAAGCAAATGAGTGAGCCAACCACAGCACTATTAAAGGATAGGACTTGTTCAAACGGTGACAGATGGATAGACCCATCTGCTTATGATGTACCTTGGGGGCAATTATCTCCCACATAGACACCTCTGATAAAAGATAAATGTGCTTCTTCTGCTGTGCTCGCAATTTCTTGTTTCTCTAAAGTGATCAAATCCTTGAAATCCAAAAGATATTCTCCAGTCCACTCTCTTCCCCTGAAAACATGTTGCTTTTGGCATCAGAACCATAGCAAAATTATGTAAATTGATGCCACCCTTCATATAGATTTGTAATCAGGCACAAACAATACAAGTATCTTGGGTTCTATTAGAGGACAATAATGTAGCATACCTGCCAAAAGCTAGTACAACTTCAAAATGTGTAATAACTGGAGCTAAAAAATCCTTGCTATCCAGCAGAGCGGTTTGGGCACaagaaacataaataaaaactTCGCACTGCTCCAAGGAAAAACAATGTCAGATGGTATAGATAGGTGAATAGAGAAAACAGTTCAGAGTTAAATTAAAGTAGCACACCTCTGGAAAATTCACAAGTTTTGCAGAATTAGGCCTGCCCATGACCAATGTATAAGATTTCTTTCCAGCGGCCTTGATCAGTTCTTTCATTTGTTCGATTATATGAAGATAACCAGCTGCATCATCAAGGAGTGCAATGCACCACATCACAAAATTTAAGTGTTTCTAGCAAAATTCCAGGCCGGATAACATGAGAACTAAAATAATAATATTCAAGTAAAGTGGTCGTATTTGGGATTATGGGAATGGACAAAATCAATAGACCAGTAAAGAAACTAGGAATGTCTGGTCTAGGCAAACCATGAAACTAGTTAGGGAGTTCATCTCCCGCTTGATCTGCTTATAGCCAAACTAAACCAGCCTTGTGATGAACCGATCAGGCATGGATCAGATCTTGCATGGTATAGTGCCTTTCTAAGAGGCATGCATGGCTGAAATATAAAGGTAAACCTCATAGCTGAGGTCACAATCTAACAGTCCCTCAACATTGGCATAACTACTTTTTATGTTCAAGTTAACAATGTGCATACCAACACCCAGAGTTCCCACCAAAATGCCAATAATGTTTGCATCCTTTGCCTTCTCCACAAGGTAATACCTACAATTAAAAATTATATTTTGTAAGCAGTACCAAATAATGTAAGAAAAAAGTACATGAATGCTGCAAAAACAAAGTACCTTCGCCTAAGAATTTTCATCAGATGAGAGATGTCAGTTGTGAGTTGATTTTCTATTGCGTCATATCTAACTACAAAAGAAACATTAACATTCAAATGCATCGCATTCAGAAGATCCCTGCATTAGAGCAATTACCTTAACCAAATGGAAGATTATTTAAAATTACTGAGATGATCAATTACAGAATGGAAAATGTAAGCATGTGTAGTTGCAAATAATGTAAAGAAGAGGACTATAAGATCTGCATCATGCATCGCTAAGCAGAAGTTACAAGATCACTACCGATcaagaatcaaattttagatttcAAACAAGCTATACCAGGACACGCCATCGCGGGCGACAAGGATGCCCTGGAGGAAATGCGATGCCTTGCCCTTCTCCCACGCCTTGACGCAGCCATCGGCGAAGCCAGAGTAGACGACACCGGCGGCGACGGCGTTGATAGCGTCATCATGGGCGCGGATGTACTCGAGGCACTTGAGGTCAGCGATGCGCAAGACCTTGAGTGTGCGGTCCTAGGAGCCCGAGTAGAGCAGCGCAGCGTTGTGCaccatggcggcgacggcgaggcaggAGATGTTGTCGCCGTGCTCGATCCAGAGGCAATGGCGGCTGTGCCGTGCCGTCGTCTACATGTAGCTGGCCTGGCGAAACACCCAGCCCAGGTAGTCCCTAGCGGTGGGCAGCACGGCGGTGGGCAGCGCGGCAATGAGCTTGAAGGCGTTCTCAGAGCGAGAGCGGCGGGAGACGCGCCAGACGCGGACGCGGCCGTCCTGGTGCGCAGAGAAGACCTGCCCGCTgttgatgtttgaccaccgatagcctgccatgggggtaccaggggcagtatgttcagacttcagcatatgcggaactcgactgttaacgcaagagatagtcgatttatcctggtttgagcccttgatctttgatcgagtaatagccctatgttcggtcggcgttagcctttatgttggattgattgtaaaatgtcgtgtcgtacaattgttctctgaactcccgatccaaggagccctaccctcctttatatagtcaggaggctagagtcctagtcggtttacaatgtagagtcgtAGTTGGATTACAAGGTAGTATTACTAataggattacatgggaagaatcctagttagactagatcttctctcttccttatggggtatcctaggggtcccgcatcgacaagcccccgagcacttcatggttgaaatctggaagcctcatcttgttcctcttatcgagtaggaacaagggtcgttcgagtgctttcttgagtgaaaccatgtagcgcttctttggatcttcgagtggtgtgtgcttttttgaaaaaagttcatccatctgggtgtagccctcgagcctcttgctatttggaacaaggagctggaggatcttgtcttgatctATTTCTTCGCTGAAGGtcaaaaagaactcagatatggcttggtctgggttctttttgtcgtaaggtTTTGAAGTGGTCTGCCTTGAAGAAGTTGTTTctgtgatgtgcgctttttttgaagacaaagtgcactc
This DNA window, taken from Miscanthus floridulus cultivar M001 chromosome 13, ASM1932011v1, whole genome shotgun sequence, encodes the following:
- the LOC136502088 gene encoding LOW QUALITY PROTEIN: uncharacterized protein (The sequence of the model RefSeq protein was modified relative to this genomic sequence to represent the inferred CDS: substituted 2 bases at 2 genomic stop codons), with the protein product MHLNVNVSFVVRYDAIENQLTTDISHLMKILRRRYYLVEKAKDANIIGILVGTLGVAGYLHIIEQMKELIKAAGKKSYTLVMGRPNSAKLVNFPECEVFIYVSCAQTALLDSKDFLAPVITHFEVVLAFGRGREWTGEYLLDFKDLITLEKQEIASTAEEAHLSFIRGVYVGDNCPQENEEXSXMSLALAEVIEKALSIQNQHNDVVLYQGRTMSLIDYLKARSYHGLTGEYEGLVPNSILVGRTHRAAGYSDEKTENAQ